The proteins below are encoded in one region of Streptomyces roseirectus:
- the ybaK gene encoding Cys-tRNA(Pro) deacylase — protein MAKKPKKQSGGTPATVALTAAGVSYTVHAYDHDPAHPSYGEEAAEAMGVSPERVFKTLVADVDGALTVAVVPVAGTLDLKALANAVGGKKAAMADPALAERTTGYVRGGISPLGQRKRLPTVLDSSANAHPTICVSAGRRGLEVELSPTDLTTLTDAVTAPIGRP, from the coding sequence GTGGCGAAGAAGCCGAAGAAGCAGTCCGGGGGAACACCGGCGACCGTCGCCCTCACGGCGGCCGGGGTCTCCTACACCGTCCACGCCTACGACCACGACCCCGCCCACCCCTCCTACGGCGAGGAGGCCGCCGAGGCGATGGGCGTGTCCCCGGAGCGGGTGTTCAAGACGCTCGTCGCGGACGTCGACGGCGCGCTGACGGTCGCCGTCGTCCCCGTCGCCGGGACGCTCGACCTCAAGGCCCTCGCGAACGCCGTCGGCGGCAAGAAGGCGGCCATGGCCGACCCGGCGCTCGCGGAACGCACCACCGGGTACGTCCGCGGCGGCATCTCCCCCCTCGGCCAGCGCAAACGCCTCCCCACCGTCCTCGACTCCTCCGCGAACGCGCACCCCACCATCTGCGTCTCCGCCGGCCGGCGCGGCCTGGAGGTCGAACTCTCCCCCACCGACCTCACGACCCTCACCGACGCCGTCACCGCCCCGATCGGCCGCCCCTGA
- a CDS encoding LON peptidase substrate-binding domain-containing protein, producing the protein MTTVRLPLFPLNSVLFPGLVLPLNVFEERYRAMMRALLKTPEDEPRRFAVVAIRDGHEVAPAAQGMPDPTARPERGPLAGFGPDPLKAFHAVGCVADAATVRERADGTFEVLATGTTRVRLLSVDSSGPFLTAELEELPEERGEEAEGLAEVVLRAFRQYQKRLAGARELSVLSGDLPDEPGVVSYLVAATMMLDTPTKQRLLQAPDFASRLRDELKILRAETAILRTLPSLPASDLTRGPTSLN; encoded by the coding sequence GTGACCACCGTCCGTCTCCCGCTCTTCCCCCTGAACTCGGTGCTGTTCCCGGGGCTCGTACTGCCGCTGAACGTCTTCGAGGAGCGCTACCGCGCGATGATGCGCGCGCTGCTCAAGACCCCCGAGGACGAGCCGCGCCGGTTCGCCGTCGTGGCCATCCGCGACGGCCACGAGGTCGCGCCCGCCGCGCAGGGCATGCCCGATCCCACCGCGCGGCCCGAACGAGGGCCGCTGGCCGGTTTCGGCCCCGACCCGCTCAAGGCGTTCCACGCGGTGGGGTGCGTCGCCGACGCGGCGACCGTCCGGGAGCGGGCCGACGGCACGTTCGAGGTCCTGGCGACCGGGACGACACGGGTCCGGCTGCTGTCCGTCGACTCCTCCGGGCCGTTCCTCACCGCCGAGCTGGAGGAGCTGCCCGAGGAGCGGGGCGAGGAGGCCGAAGGGCTCGCCGAGGTCGTCCTGCGGGCCTTCCGGCAGTACCAGAAGCGGCTCGCCGGCGCGCGTGAGCTGTCCGTCCTCTCGGGCGACCTGCCCGACGAGCCCGGCGTCGTGTCGTACCTCGTCGCCGCGACGATGATGCTCGACACGCCGACCAAGCAACGGCTCCTCCAGGCGCCGGACTTCGCGTCCCGGCTGCGGGACGAGCTGAAAATCCTGCGCGCCGAGACGGCCATCCTCCGTACCCTGCCGTCCCTGCCCGCGTCGGACCTGACGCGGGGTCCGACCAGCCTGAACTGA
- a CDS encoding oxidoreductase, which yields MCEKGGKAVIEGAERHVRDLPGDLTAVEAGLWQAFRDGGVYDLSCGNPEVDDPHGGHPWGEGRTVRARVMAWLLLDGPPALTGRVSSLKLVGVRVSGALDLSGGRVVPYVELRRCRFDQEVLLPEARFTTLRLVDCAVPRLEAARVHTEGDLHLPRSRFPEGIRLTDAHIGTDLLLNEAVVHRDRSGRSIVADGMTVGQDVQAELLESHGELSLRGAKVGVSLSLRGARLAGSPGRFALNAPQLTVERTLYLTPAAAGGRPVTGLTPAQGVRVRRFDCHGGLRLDDGRFGDAVDLQSARFTLTDDQEVSLRRVHASELRFLGERPARGKVVLSGARVINLIDRASAWPGPGRLHMAGFSYDNLVPVGPFPLAARLEWVAAATAEYAPEPYERLAAVLRAGGEDEDAREVLLAKQRRRRETLPPGAKLWGFAQDWTVAYGYRPGRAAVWMAVLWAAGSVAFGFAPHRPTSGGAPPWDPALFALDLLLPVIDLGQAGQWRLPGAWQWATAAMVLLGWVLATTVAAGATRLLRRD from the coding sequence GTCGAGGCGGGGCTGTGGCAGGCGTTCAGGGACGGCGGGGTGTACGACCTGAGCTGCGGCAACCCGGAGGTGGACGACCCGCACGGCGGCCACCCGTGGGGCGAGGGGCGCACGGTCCGGGCGAGGGTGATGGCCTGGCTCCTGCTGGACGGCCCGCCGGCGCTCACCGGCCGGGTCTCGTCGCTGAAGCTGGTCGGGGTCCGGGTGAGCGGCGCCCTGGACCTCTCGGGCGGCCGGGTCGTGCCGTACGTGGAGCTGCGGCGCTGCCGGTTCGACCAGGAGGTGCTGCTGCCGGAGGCGCGGTTCACGACGCTGCGGCTGGTCGACTGCGCGGTGCCGCGCCTGGAGGCGGCGCGCGTACACACCGAGGGGGACCTGCATCTGCCGCGCAGCCGCTTCCCCGAGGGCATCCGGCTGACCGACGCCCACATAGGCACCGACCTGCTGCTCAACGAGGCCGTCGTGCACCGCGACCGCAGCGGGCGCTCGATCGTCGCCGACGGCATGACCGTGGGCCAGGACGTGCAGGCCGAACTGCTGGAGTCGCACGGCGAGCTGAGCCTGCGCGGCGCGAAGGTCGGGGTCTCGCTGAGCCTGCGCGGGGCGCGCCTGGCCGGCTCCCCGGGCCGGTTCGCGCTGAACGCCCCGCAACTGACCGTGGAGCGCACGCTGTACCTGACCCCGGCGGCGGCCGGCGGCCGTCCGGTGACGGGACTGACGCCCGCGCAGGGCGTACGGGTGCGGCGGTTCGACTGCCACGGCGGCCTGCGGCTGGACGACGGACGGTTCGGGGACGCCGTCGACCTCCAGTCCGCGCGGTTCACCCTCACGGACGACCAGGAGGTGTCCCTGCGCCGGGTCCACGCCTCGGAGCTGAGGTTCCTCGGGGAGCGTCCCGCGCGCGGGAAGGTCGTCCTGTCGGGCGCCCGGGTGATCAACCTGATCGACCGCGCGAGCGCCTGGCCGGGCCCCGGCCGCCTGCACATGGCCGGGTTCAGCTACGACAACCTGGTGCCGGTCGGCCCGTTCCCGCTGGCCGCCCGCCTGGAGTGGGTCGCGGCGGCGACCGCGGAGTACGCGCCGGAGCCCTACGAGCGGCTGGCGGCGGTCCTGCGCGCGGGCGGCGAGGACGAGGACGCGCGGGAGGTGCTGCTCGCCAAGCAGCGCCGCCGCCGGGAGACGCTGCCGCCGGGGGCGAAGCTGTGGGGGTTCGCGCAGGACTGGACGGTCGCCTACGGGTACCGGCCGGGGCGGGCCGCGGTGTGGATGGCGGTGCTGTGGGCGGCGGGCTCGGTCGCCTTCGGGTTCGCGCCGCACCGGCCCACGAGCGGCGGGGCCCCGCCATGGGACCCGGCCCTGTTCGCCCTGGACCTCCTGCTGCCGGTGATCGACCTCGGCCAGGCCGGCCAGTGGCGGCTGCCGGGGGCCTGGCAGTGGGCGACCGCCGCGATGGTCCTGCTCGGCTGGGTCCTCGCGACGACGGTCGCGGCGGGCGCGACCAGACTGCTGCGGAGGGACTGA
- a CDS encoding DUF2567 domain-containing protein has translation MTAPLTPPTPPHEPSSPGGWPPPPPEGYGQVVEAPQEGAGARGELVADLRDGGIVAVAVTVLGVVLGLLWLWLAPRVPLVGDQSDGSWVVYLKDSEGEQAIGVDGTFTLLALACGALSAVGVFLWRRRGGVPLVVGLTLGGVLASVVAWKLGVWLGPSSDVIAHAKSAGKGVTFSAPLKLNAKSALVAWSVAGLLVHLGLTALFGPRDPEPEYEPYVMPPA, from the coding sequence GTGACCGCTCCGCTGACTCCGCCTACGCCGCCGCACGAACCGTCCTCGCCGGGGGGCTGGCCTCCGCCGCCTCCCGAGGGGTACGGGCAGGTCGTGGAGGCGCCCCAGGAAGGGGCCGGGGCCCGGGGCGAGTTGGTCGCGGATCTGCGGGACGGGGGGATCGTCGCCGTCGCGGTGACCGTGCTCGGGGTCGTGCTGGGGCTGCTGTGGCTGTGGCTGGCTCCCCGGGTGCCGCTCGTGGGGGACCAGTCCGACGGGAGCTGGGTCGTCTACCTCAAGGACTCCGAGGGGGAGCAGGCGATCGGGGTCGACGGAACGTTCACTCTGCTGGCGCTCGCGTGTGGTGCGCTGAGCGCGGTGGGCGTGTTCCTGTGGCGCCGGCGCGGCGGGGTGCCGCTCGTCGTGGGGCTCACGCTGGGGGGTGTGCTGGCGTCCGTCGTGGCCTGGAAGCTCGGCGTCTGGCTCGGGCCCTCCTCCGACGTCATCGCCCACGCCAAGAGTGCGGGCAAGGGGGTGACGTTCTCGGCGCCGCTGAAGCTGAACGCCAAGTCCGCGCTGGTGGCGTGGTCCGTGGCGGGGTTGCTGGTGCATCTGGGGTTGACGGCGCTGTTCGGTCCCCGGGATCCGGAGCCGGAGTATGAGCCGTATGTGATGCCGCCGGCGTAG